A region of Ictalurus furcatus strain D&B chromosome 1, Billie_1.0, whole genome shotgun sequence DNA encodes the following proteins:
- the LOC128615312 gene encoding pentraxin fusion protein, which yields MKMKVTVVLLLLLVLASATDCKVFVFPEESSSAYVQLTPMKPLNMQAFTLCMRVATQIWYEREIILFAYRTQEADELNVWRESNGRLSLYLRSSKDAAFFTLPMLSALPTHLCVTWDSSTGNTAFWVDGRRSMLTIYRRGHNVHPNGAIIIGQDPDSFLGNFDEKQSFVGEITDVHMFDSVLSECQIEQLYEKKYNAPSGNVLNWDFLEYKIHGNVVEKYMSEEYC from the exons atgaagatgaaggtgaCTGTGGTGTTGTTGCTTCTTCTGGTTCTGGCCTCAGCCACTGACT GTAAGGTGTTTGTCTTCCCTGAAGAGTCAAGCTCTGCCTATGTGCAACTCACACCAATGAAACCTCTGAATATGCAGGCCTTCACACTCTGTATGCGCGTTGCTACTCAAATCTGGTACGAGCGAGAGATCATCCTGTTCGCTTATCGCACTCAAGAGGCTGACGAGCTCAATGTGTGGAGAGAAAGTAATGGAAGACTTTCTCTATACTTGAGAAGCAGTAAAGATGCTGCATTCTTTACTCTCCCGATGCTGTCAGCTTTACCCACTCATCTGTGTGTCACCTGGGATTCGAGCACTGGAAACACCGCATTTTGGGTGGACGGACGCCGCAGCATGCTGACCATCTACAGGCGTGGCCATAATGTACATCCAAATGGAGCTATAATTATCGGACAGGATCCTGATTCATTTTTGGGTAATTTTGATGAAAAACAGAGCTTTGTGGGTGAAATTACAGATGTACACATGTTTGATAGTGTTCTGAGTGAATGTCAGATTGAGCAGCTGTATGAGAAAAAATACAATGCTCCGAGTGGGAACGTGCTCAACTGGGATTTTCTCGAGTACAAAATCCATGGGAATGTTGTTGAGAAGTACATGTCTGAAGAATACTGTTAA
- the LOC128615345 gene encoding pentraxin fusion protein → MKMKVTVVLLLLLVLASATDIGKVFVFPEESSSAYVQLTPMKPLNLQAFTLCMRVATQIWYKREIILFAYRTQEADELNVWRESNGRLSLYLRSSKDGAFFTLPMLSALPTHLCVTWDSSTGNTAFWVDGRRSMLKIYRRGHNVHPNGAIIIGQDPDSFLGKFDVYQSFVGEITDVHMFDSVLKACQIEQLYEKQYNAPSGNVLNWDFLKYKIHGNVVEKYTYQEYSKKVSDTCF, encoded by the exons atgaagatgaaggtgaCTGTGGTGTTGTTGCTTCTTCTGGTTCTGGCCTCAGCCACTGACA TAGGTAAGGTGTTTGTCTTCCCTGAAGAGTCAAGCTCTGCCTATGTGCAACTCACACCAATGAAACCTCTGAATTTGCAGGCCTTCACACTCTGTATGCGCGTTGCTACTCAAATCTGGTACAAGCGAGAGATCATCCTGTTCGCTTATCGCACTCAAGAGGCTGACGAGCTCAATGTGTGGAGAGAAAGTAATGGAAGACTTTCTCTATACTTGAGAAGCAGTAAAGATGGTGCATTCTTTACTCTCCCGATGCTGTCAGCTTTACCCACTCATCTGTGTGTCACCTGGGATTCGAGCACTGGAAACACCGCATTTTGGGTGGACGGACGCCGCAGCATGCTGAAAATCTACAGGCGTGGCCATAATGTACATCCAAATGGAGCTATAATTATCGGACAGGATCCTGATTCATTTTTGGGTAAATTTGATGTATATCAGAGCTTTGTGGGTGAAATTACAGATGTACACATGTTTGATAGTGTTCTGAAGGCATGTCAGATTGAGCAGCTGTATGAGAAACAATACAATGCTCCGAGTGGGAACGTGCTCAACTGGGATTTTCTCAAGTACAAAATCCATGGGAATGTTGTTGAGAAGTACACGTACCAGGAATACTCTAAAAAAGTCTCTGACACCTGCTTCTGA
- the LOC128615321 gene encoding pentraxin fusion protein isoform X4, with translation MKMKVTVVLLLLLVLASATDLGKVFVFPEESSSAYVQLTPMKPLNLQAFTLCMRVATQIWYKREIILFAYRTQEADELNVWRESNGRLSLYLRSSKDGAFFTLPMLSALPTHLCVTWDSSTGNTAFWVDGRRSMLKIYRRGHNVHPNGAIIIGQDPDSFLGKFDVYQSFVGEITDVHMFDSVLKACQIEQLYEKQYNAPSGNVLNWDFLEYKIHGNVVEKYTYQEYSKKVSDTC, from the exons atgaagatgaaggtgaCTGTGGTGTTGTTGCTTCTTCTGGTTCTGGCCTCAGCCACTGACT TAGGTAAGGTGTTTGTCTTCCCTGAAGAGTCAAGCTCTGCCTATGTGCAACTCACACCAATGAAACCTCTGAATTTGCAGGCCTTCACACTCTGTATGCGCGTTGCTACTCAAATCTGGTACAAGCGAGAGATCATCCTGTTCGCTTATCGCACTCAAGAGGCTGACGAGCTCAATGTGTGGAGAGAAAGTAATGGAAGACTTTCTCTATACTTGAGAAGCAGTAAAGATGGTGCATTCTTTACTCTCCCGATGCTGTCAGCTTTACCCACTCATCTGTGTGTCACCTGGGATTCGAGCACTGGAAACACCGCATTTTGGGTGGACGGACGCCGCAGCATGCTGAAAATCTACAGGCGTGGCCATAATGTACATCCAAATGGAGCTATAATTATCGGACAGGATCCTGATTCATTTTTGGGTAAATTTGATGTATATCAGAGCTTTGTGGGTGAAATTACAGATGTACACATGTTTGATAGTGTTCTGAAGGCATGTCAGATTGAGCAGCTGTATGAGAAACAATACAATGCTCCGAGTGGGAACGTGCTCAACTGGGATTTTCTCGAGTACAAAATCCATGGGAATGTTGTTGAGAAATACACATACCAGGAATACTCTAAAAAAGTCTCTGACACCTGCTAA